In one window of Brassica rapa cultivar Chiifu-401-42 chromosome A07, CAAS_Brap_v3.01, whole genome shotgun sequence DNA:
- the LOC103839976 gene encoding putative RING-H2 finger protein ATL49, with translation MTLITPSSPPPLIPLKPYTSFDITSKVSPDVLLVIIILSIIFFISGLIHILVKFLLTPSLQSRDDYFDNNNLTAFQGQLQQLFNLHDSGVDQSLIDKLPVFHYKSIIGLKIASFDCPVCLCEFEADDKLRLLPKCSHAFHVDCIDTWLLSHSTCPLCRSNLLPSDFSSHHSLSSSYLLVLESGTDRSSRDMVPVPEANDYGSTRFGSGRKPCDPDGDLVVPLEVKLGKFRNVDHVGDGSDNNISGNSNVDVRRCFSMGSYEYIVDQEATLKVHVPNKKQSDKDGRRFPGQRAVMSEYGFDPTVKGIGKGVVERESFSLSKIWLRGKKEKQKGTSVRDHACSSLSSSSIRIPNQMNPAKTKNGIGMDEENQKSENSESLETKTPSFARRTMLWLAGRQTKAVHPSTSNV, from the coding sequence ATGACTCTCATTACCCCTTCATCACCACCACCATTAATACCTCTCAAACCATACACAAGCTTCGATATAACAAGCAAAGTCAGCCCAGACGTCCTCCTAGTAATCATAATCCtctccatcatcttcttcatctccgGTCTCATCCATATCCTCGTCAAGTTCCTCCTCACACCATCACTTCAAAGCAGAGATGATTACTTCGACAACAACAACCTCACAGCTTTTCAAGGCCAGCTTCAACAACTCTTCAACCTCCATGATTCAGGCGTCGACCAATCACTAATCGACAAGTTACCTGTCTTCCATTACAAATCCATCATTGGTCTGAAGATTGCATCTTTCGACTGTCCTGTTTGTCTCTGCGAGTTCGAAGCAGACGACAAGCTCAGGCTCTTGCCTAAATGTAGCCACGCCTTTCACGTTGACTGTATAGACACGTGGCTTCTCTCTCACTCGACATGTCCTCTTTGCAGATCCAATCTCCTCCCCTCTGATTTCTCGTCTCACCACAGTCTAAGCTCCTCGTATCTCCTTGTTCTTGAGTCGGGAACTGATCGAAGCTCGAGAGACATGGTTCCTGTTCCTGAGGCTAATGATTATGGGTCGACCCGTTTTGGGTCGGGTCGTAAACCATGCGACCCGGATGGTGATTTGGTTGTTCCTTTAGAAGTTAAGCTAGGGAAGTTTAGGAACGTAGATCATGTTGGTGACGGAAGTGACAATAACATTAGTGGTAATAGTAATGTAGATGTTAGGAGGTGTTTTTCAATGGGGTCATATGAGTATATTGTGGACCAAGAAGCTACACTTAAAGTCCACGTTCCCAACAAGAAACAATCCGACAAAGACGGTCGACGTTTCCCTGGCCAGAGAGCAGTTATGTCCGAATACGGTTTTGATCCTACGGTTAAGGGAATTGGGAAGGGTGTTGTGGAAAGAGAGAGCTTTTCTTTGTCTAAAATTTGGCTAAGGGGTAAAAAGGAGAAGCAAAAGGGTACTAGTGTTAGAGATCATGCATGTTCTTCGTTGTCTTCCTCTTCTATTCGAATTCCGAACCAAATGAATCCTGCCAAGACCAAGAATGGGATCGGTATGGATGAAGAGAATCAAAAGAGCGAAAATTCTGAATCTTTGGAGACGAAAACCCCATCTTTTGCTAGGAGGACCATGCTTTGGCTTGCAGGGAGACAAACCAAGGCTGTTCATCCTTCTACATCTAATGTGtag